A genomic segment from Sorangium aterium encodes:
- a CDS encoding ABC transporter ATP-binding protein encodes MRSKSGSVSAAGEAGAGPRRPAQAATAKGRGATKASRTEDVLSRFHEETRLGEAYDARMLLRLWPFVRPQGKHLAVSLALLVVTALLALLRPLIMRDALDAFDTPGGLDHLTRSGLLLTGIMLLEQSLAFPQLYLMQLAGARAMADLRVRVFGFLHTRRLGFFDRTPVGRLVTRVTNDVDAIGEMFASGALNAFGDLLRLFVIVAVMVSLDWRMSLLAFAAVPPVALGVNWTRRRMRDAFREVRAKTARMNAYLNEQVSGMAVVQAYAREERSAEEFDEINAAYRNANNRSIVLDATLDAAIEMVSSVCIAAVLWYAGVNSLKDEISFGTLFAFVAYIDMFFVPIRDLSARYTLLQSAMAGAERVFELLDNKDEDATAAAATSGGDATRPADEGVAFELDNVGFGYKPGVPVLRHVSIAARRGEKVALVGATGAGKSTVASLLLRLYDVDEGVVRVFGRDVSAYARDELRRQFAVVPQDVFLFPGTVLTNVAAGDAIPDRAKVVNALNRIGALDLFERREGGLDAPVLERGSNFSAGERQLIAFARALYRDPPLLILDEATANVDSDTEARLQRALEGAMEGRTALIIAHRLSTIRAVDRIVVFHKGCVVEQGTHEDLLAAGGVYSKLYRLQFARQAATNA; translated from the coding sequence ATGCGGTCGAAATCTGGCAGCGTCTCGGCCGCGGGCGAGGCGGGCGCGGGCCCGCGGCGGCCGGCGCAGGCGGCGACGGCCAAGGGCCGCGGGGCGACGAAGGCGAGCCGCACCGAGGACGTGCTGAGCCGGTTCCACGAGGAGACACGGCTCGGCGAGGCGTACGACGCGCGCATGCTGCTGAGGCTGTGGCCGTTCGTGCGCCCGCAGGGCAAGCACCTCGCGGTGTCGCTGGCGCTGCTCGTCGTCACGGCGCTGCTGGCGCTCCTGCGCCCGCTCATCATGCGCGACGCGCTCGACGCGTTCGACACGCCCGGCGGGCTCGATCACCTCACGCGCAGCGGCCTGTTGCTCACGGGCATCATGCTCCTGGAGCAGTCGCTCGCCTTCCCGCAGCTCTACCTGATGCAGCTGGCCGGCGCGCGCGCGATGGCCGACCTGCGCGTGCGCGTCTTCGGCTTCCTGCACACCCGCCGCCTCGGGTTCTTCGATCGCACGCCGGTCGGCCGGCTCGTCACGCGCGTGACGAACGACGTGGACGCGATCGGCGAGATGTTCGCGTCCGGCGCGCTCAACGCGTTCGGCGATCTCCTCCGGCTCTTCGTCATCGTCGCGGTGATGGTGTCGCTCGACTGGCGCATGTCGTTGCTCGCCTTCGCGGCGGTCCCCCCGGTCGCCCTCGGCGTCAACTGGACGCGGCGGCGGATGCGCGACGCGTTCCGGGAGGTGCGGGCGAAGACGGCCAGGATGAACGCGTACCTCAACGAGCAGGTGTCCGGGATGGCCGTCGTGCAGGCCTACGCCAGGGAGGAGCGCTCGGCCGAGGAGTTCGACGAGATCAACGCGGCGTACCGCAACGCGAACAACCGCTCGATCGTGCTCGACGCGACGCTCGACGCCGCCATCGAGATGGTCTCGAGCGTCTGCATCGCAGCGGTGCTCTGGTACGCCGGCGTGAACAGCCTGAAGGACGAGATCTCGTTCGGGACCTTGTTCGCCTTCGTCGCCTACATCGACATGTTCTTCGTCCCGATCCGCGATCTCTCGGCTCGGTACACGCTCCTGCAGTCCGCGATGGCCGGCGCGGAGCGCGTCTTCGAGCTGCTGGACAACAAGGACGAGGACGCGACGGCGGCGGCGGCGACGAGCGGCGGCGACGCGACGAGGCCAGCGGACGAGGGCGTCGCGTTCGAGCTCGACAACGTCGGCTTCGGCTACAAGCCAGGCGTGCCCGTGCTGCGGCACGTGTCGATCGCGGCGAGGCGCGGCGAGAAGGTCGCGCTGGTCGGCGCGACCGGCGCCGGCAAGAGCACCGTGGCGTCGCTGCTGCTCCGCCTCTACGACGTCGATGAGGGCGTCGTGCGTGTCTTCGGCCGCGACGTCAGCGCGTACGCTCGCGACGAGCTGCGCCGCCAGTTCGCCGTCGTCCCCCAGGACGTGTTCCTGTTCCCGGGCACGGTGCTCACCAACGTCGCGGCCGGCGACGCGATCCCCGATCGGGCCAAGGTGGTGAACGCGCTGAACCGCATCGGCGCCCTCGACCTCTTCGAGCGGCGCGAGGGCGGGCTCGACGCCCCCGTGCTCGAGCGCGGCAGCAATTTCAGCGCTGGCGAGCGCCAGCTGATCGCCTTCGCCCGGGCGCTCTACCGCGACCCGCCGCTCCTCATCCTGGACGAGGCCACGGCCAACGTCGACAGCGACACCGAGGCGCGCCTCCAGCGCGCCCTCGAGGGAGCCATGGAGGGGCGCACCGCGTTGATCATCGCGCACCGCCTCTCGACGATCCGCGCCGTCGATCGCATCGTCGTCTTCCACAAGGGCTGCGTCGTCGAGCAGGGCACGCACGAGGACCTGCTCGCCGCGGGCGGCGTCTACAGCAAGCTGTACCGGCTGCAGTTCGCCCGGCAGGCAGCGACGAACGCCTAG
- a CDS encoding ABC transporter ATP-binding protein: MVKRDPSTYPVGLGAQFRSKLPLYLTGAALLAAQQFLMARRDFLVKDAVDAAVKAQSSEAAQAALVMLAVSVGAAIMRVFSRVTIFTAGRNVEYELRAILLARLHKLGPSFFRKMATGDIMSRATNDLTQVRLLLGFGLLNVVGSIFAFTSALYVMLHISKRLTLAALLTMPALMLVTRSFSTKLFARTRDNQEAIGAMSDRVLASLAGVRVVRSFALEASEMAAFTSTNQGYLEKSLALARLRGSMGPLMGAISSVGVLIVFWYGGRLVLEQQMTRGDFVSFWLALLRLTWPMLALGFVAAIVQRGRAGYVRLKAIFEAIPEVVSGPMPSPDVVRGAISVKELTFSHGARKVVDGVSFEVEAGRSLAIVGRTGSGKSTIATLLARLMPTPRGAVLLDGVDICDLPLDTVRASIGYAQQDAFLFSTTVARNIGYSLDDPDSPAAFETIRAAAAEAEVLNEVLSLPDGFDTVVGERGVQLSGGQRQRVALARALVREPNVLVLDDPLSAVDAKTEQAILAAIERQAARRTVILITHRVAAARRCDAIVVLEQGRVVERGTHDELVRAGGIYASFAEEQQLEEDLATFDASPPSQPVGLS, encoded by the coding sequence ATGGTCAAGCGCGATCCATCAACCTACCCTGTCGGCCTCGGCGCACAGTTCCGCAGCAAGCTTCCGCTCTACCTGACGGGCGCGGCGCTGCTCGCTGCGCAGCAGTTCCTCATGGCCAGGCGAGATTTCCTGGTCAAGGACGCCGTCGACGCCGCCGTGAAGGCGCAGTCGAGCGAGGCCGCGCAGGCGGCGCTCGTCATGCTCGCGGTCAGCGTGGGCGCCGCGATCATGCGCGTGTTCTCGCGGGTCACCATCTTCACGGCGGGCCGCAACGTCGAGTACGAGCTCCGGGCGATCCTGCTCGCGCGCCTGCACAAGCTCGGGCCGTCCTTCTTCCGCAAGATGGCGACCGGCGACATCATGAGCCGGGCGACGAACGATCTGACGCAGGTTCGCCTCCTCCTCGGCTTCGGCCTGCTGAACGTCGTCGGCTCGATCTTCGCGTTCACGAGCGCCCTGTACGTGATGCTCCACATCTCGAAGAGGCTCACGCTCGCGGCGCTCCTGACGATGCCCGCGCTCATGCTCGTCACCCGGTCGTTCTCGACCAAGCTCTTCGCCCGCACCCGCGACAACCAGGAGGCGATCGGCGCCATGAGCGACCGCGTCCTCGCGAGCCTCGCGGGGGTCAGGGTCGTCCGCTCGTTCGCGCTCGAGGCGTCCGAGATGGCCGCGTTCACGAGCACGAACCAGGGCTACCTCGAGAAGAGCCTCGCGCTCGCCAGGCTGCGCGGCTCCATGGGGCCGCTCATGGGGGCCATCAGCTCGGTCGGCGTGCTCATCGTCTTCTGGTACGGCGGGCGGCTCGTGCTGGAGCAGCAGATGACGAGGGGGGACTTCGTCTCCTTCTGGCTCGCGCTCTTGCGGCTGACCTGGCCGATGCTCGCCCTCGGCTTCGTCGCCGCCATCGTCCAGCGCGGTCGCGCCGGCTACGTCCGGCTCAAGGCGATCTTCGAGGCCATCCCCGAGGTCGTGAGCGGCCCGATGCCCTCCCCCGATGTCGTCCGCGGCGCCATCTCCGTCAAGGAGCTGACGTTCTCCCACGGCGCGAGGAAGGTGGTCGACGGCGTGAGCTTCGAGGTCGAAGCGGGCAGATCGCTCGCCATCGTCGGGCGCACCGGCTCGGGCAAGAGCACCATCGCCACGCTGCTCGCCAGGCTCATGCCCACGCCGCGCGGCGCTGTGCTCCTGGACGGCGTCGACATCTGCGACCTGCCGCTCGACACCGTGCGCGCGAGCATCGGCTACGCGCAGCAGGATGCGTTCCTCTTCTCGACGACCGTGGCGCGCAACATCGGCTACTCCCTCGACGATCCGGACTCGCCCGCCGCGTTCGAGACGATCCGCGCGGCCGCCGCCGAGGCCGAGGTGCTGAACGAGGTGCTCTCGCTGCCTGACGGCTTCGACACCGTGGTCGGGGAGCGTGGCGTGCAGCTGTCCGGCGGACAGCGCCAGCGCGTCGCGCTCGCCCGCGCGCTCGTGCGCGAGCCGAACGTCCTCGTCCTCGACGATCCGCTCTCCGCCGTCGACGCGAAGACCGAGCAGGCCATCCTCGCCGCGATCGAGCGGCAGGCCGCGCGACGGACCGTCATCCTGATCACCCACAGGGTCGCGGCCGCGCGGCGGTGTGACGCGATCGTCGTGCTGGAGCAGGGTCGGGTCGTCGAGCGCGGCACGCACGACGAGCTCGTCCGCGCGGGCGGGATCTACGCGTCGTTCGCCGAGGAGCAGCAGCTCGAAGAGGATCTCGCGACCTTCGATGCGTCGCCGCCCTCACAGCCGGTGGGGCTCTCGTGA
- a CDS encoding transcription termination/antitermination protein NusG codes for MSHPSLHLTARDFDAYAAEKATSKAYSRPRLEVKQRALAWARGVVARLAELGISVDVHGSDEHPSIRNKHRADCQWVFFWRDQAARDELDRLLDRGRSISDAIDDPSPFTRHAFLALRISESEVQVCFAVHPDAKVDVDNLRARLSATEEATGAPASPLSAELTSALHALPEQFSFGAAGGDRVACSAATPDAIAEMLRRAADGQVPLWIGWAVPRETAVEHADILDEQLEDALVALAPIYRLVAWSRENDRIALDRKLEGIEQERARAHAEIEAENERWRSEQAKARERSMEQARARGDERVEAALPARRPTLATLFKSPNNAGAGAGRGGEPRPSLKRVGEGVTPARRAPQGEAEQQAKVEAPQKPSADHAPRAQRGPSGEPDAAAKVAPEPAKGGVLEKGSRVRVRRGPFGDKIGVVSELDGRGGARVLLGLLSTRLELDDLELVVDGRDRPALSTSHRKPLAPTPRKAR; via the coding sequence ATGAGCCATCCCTCCCTGCACCTCACCGCTCGTGACTTCGACGCGTACGCCGCCGAAAAAGCGACCTCGAAGGCCTACTCACGCCCCCGCCTCGAGGTGAAGCAGCGCGCGCTCGCCTGGGCGCGCGGCGTCGTCGCCCGGCTCGCCGAGCTCGGCATCTCGGTCGACGTCCATGGCTCGGACGAGCACCCCTCGATCCGCAACAAGCACCGGGCCGACTGCCAGTGGGTCTTCTTCTGGCGCGATCAGGCGGCGCGCGATGAGCTCGATCGCCTCCTCGACCGCGGCCGCTCGATCTCCGACGCGATCGACGATCCGAGCCCCTTCACGCGGCACGCGTTCCTCGCGCTGCGCATCTCGGAGAGCGAGGTGCAGGTGTGCTTCGCGGTCCACCCGGACGCGAAGGTGGACGTCGACAACCTCCGGGCTCGCCTCTCGGCGACCGAGGAGGCGACGGGCGCGCCGGCCTCGCCGCTCTCCGCGGAGCTCACGAGCGCGCTCCACGCGCTCCCGGAGCAGTTCTCGTTCGGCGCCGCCGGCGGCGATCGCGTGGCCTGCAGCGCGGCCACCCCGGACGCGATCGCCGAGATGCTCCGCCGCGCCGCCGACGGCCAGGTGCCGCTCTGGATCGGCTGGGCGGTCCCGCGCGAGACGGCGGTCGAGCACGCCGACATCCTCGACGAGCAGCTCGAGGACGCGCTCGTCGCGCTCGCCCCGATCTACCGGCTCGTCGCGTGGTCGCGCGAGAACGACCGCATCGCGCTCGACCGCAAGCTCGAGGGCATCGAGCAGGAGCGAGCGCGCGCCCACGCCGAGATCGAGGCCGAGAACGAGCGATGGCGCTCCGAGCAGGCCAAAGCGCGAGAGCGCTCGATGGAGCAGGCGCGAGCGCGCGGCGATGAGCGCGTCGAGGCCGCCCTGCCCGCCCGCCGACCGACCCTGGCGACGCTGTTCAAGTCGCCGAACAACGCTGGCGCTGGCGCTGGCCGCGGCGGAGAGCCGCGGCCCTCGCTGAAGCGCGTCGGAGAGGGCGTCACCCCCGCCCGGCGAGCGCCGCAGGGCGAAGCGGAGCAGCAAGCGAAGGTCGAGGCTCCGCAGAAGCCCTCGGCCGATCACGCGCCGCGAGCGCAGCGTGGTCCGTCCGGCGAGCCAGACGCTGCAGCGAAGGTCGCCCCGGAGCCCGCGAAGGGCGGCGTGCTGGAGAAGGGCAGCCGGGTCCGCGTGCGACGAGGCCCGTTCGGCGACAAGATCGGCGTGGTGAGCGAGCTCGACGGGCGCGGAGGCGCGCGCGTCCTGCTCGGCCTGCTCTCGACGAGGCTCGAGCTCGACGATCTCGAGCTCGTGGTCGATGGAAGAGATCGGCCCGCGCTCTCGACGTCGCACCGCAAGCCGCTCGCACCGACGCCGCGCAAGGCGCGCTGA
- a CDS encoding CxxC-x17-CxxC domain-containing protein, giving the protein MNEYRSPMQDAYSGLTPTWAVPSHYPNRPRGGAPFRDDGNYRAPSFAGERRAAAPSRGPAQQPRAPRTRPTFSITCKSCGSEGEVPFKPVEGRDVFCQACYRARKPS; this is encoded by the coding sequence GTGAACGAGTACCGCAGCCCGATGCAGGACGCGTACTCGGGGCTGACGCCCACCTGGGCGGTGCCGAGTCACTACCCGAATCGTCCGCGCGGCGGCGCGCCCTTCCGAGATGATGGCAACTACCGCGCCCCCTCGTTCGCCGGTGAGCGCCGCGCTGCTGCGCCGAGCCGCGGCCCGGCGCAGCAGCCCCGCGCGCCGCGTACTCGTCCGACGTTCTCGATCACCTGCAAGTCGTGCGGCTCCGAGGGCGAGGTCCCGTTCAAGCCCGTCGAGGGCCGCGACGTGTTCTGTCAGGCGTGCTACCGCGCGCGCAAGCCTTCCTGA
- a CDS encoding serine/threonine-protein kinase, protein MAFRPPTPGLLVDNKYRLAERIGGGGMGDVFRAEHVLAGRAVAIKFLHPELADNSELSHRFFQEAQAVNRIRHPNIVDVIDAGVGELGPYIVMEHLDGESLGMALARFGRLDMEAAVGVAIPVLEALDAAHRAGIIHRDLKPENIFIAFDPSRGSAVVRLLDFGIAKVLDSDGPSPRTRTGVVFGTPDYLSPEQATGESPLDGRSDLFSVGVLLYEVLTGTRPFRAPTAVATAFRVVHAEVPTLASAGVTVDPRLEAIVQRLLQKDPAKRFQTAGDVVRELERVAPDPPRRTTALGRLINVQRRMALSLGNAPENERDRLSSSRDRSRPGFDVNPPPMRISPSIVPGGRVTEAPPGMRPSSEPAKPAPGVTLSNALRSRGSEPTMLSQRGESLPTVRSADLGLRAEPTVRSADFGSLMNRTRDTRRPNVTPVRPLPARFAGQYQVRGPVLRSVDRTIVDEYGRSARDEVVSQMPLRYADDFKHDSINALVGYELEALDAYMELATSLVLRDLERWRDIGRLGVGGELHSLVRTLFARPLTDIASLMRRGTSIWSRLFTFGSWRVATGPTGRVTLHIGDFDPASLPLRLWVVGMVEETARRASGGGVKVTITLGELGFTSELACEISL, encoded by the coding sequence ATGGCGTTTCGACCCCCGACCCCCGGCCTCCTCGTCGACAACAAGTACCGCCTCGCGGAGCGCATCGGCGGGGGCGGCATGGGGGACGTGTTCCGGGCGGAGCACGTGCTCGCAGGTCGCGCCGTTGCGATCAAATTCCTCCACCCTGAGCTGGCGGACAACTCGGAGCTCTCCCACCGGTTCTTCCAGGAAGCGCAGGCGGTCAATCGGATCCGCCACCCGAACATCGTCGACGTGATCGACGCCGGCGTCGGCGAGCTCGGTCCGTACATCGTGATGGAGCACCTCGACGGCGAGTCGCTCGGCATGGCGCTCGCGCGCTTCGGTCGCCTCGACATGGAGGCCGCCGTCGGCGTCGCGATCCCGGTGCTCGAGGCGCTCGACGCCGCGCACCGCGCGGGGATCATCCACCGCGATCTCAAGCCCGAGAACATCTTCATCGCCTTCGATCCGAGCCGCGGCTCGGCCGTCGTCCGCCTGCTCGACTTCGGCATCGCCAAGGTGCTCGACTCCGACGGTCCCTCGCCGCGGACGCGCACGGGCGTCGTGTTCGGGACGCCCGACTATCTCTCGCCCGAGCAGGCCACGGGGGAGTCGCCGCTCGACGGTCGGAGCGATCTCTTCTCGGTGGGCGTGCTGCTCTACGAGGTGCTCACGGGCACGCGGCCGTTCCGCGCGCCGACCGCCGTGGCGACGGCGTTCCGCGTCGTGCACGCCGAGGTGCCCACGCTCGCCTCGGCGGGCGTGACCGTCGACCCGCGGCTCGAGGCGATCGTGCAGCGGCTCTTGCAAAAGGATCCCGCGAAGCGGTTCCAGACGGCCGGCGACGTCGTCCGCGAGCTCGAGCGCGTCGCGCCTGATCCGCCCCGAAGGACGACGGCGCTCGGCAGGCTGATCAACGTGCAGCGGCGGATGGCCCTGAGCCTGGGGAACGCCCCGGAGAACGAGCGCGATCGCCTCTCGTCCTCGCGCGATCGATCGCGCCCGGGGTTCGACGTGAACCCCCCGCCGATGCGCATCTCGCCGTCGATCGTGCCGGGCGGGCGCGTCACCGAGGCGCCGCCCGGGATGCGGCCGTCCTCCGAGCCAGCGAAGCCCGCGCCCGGCGTGACGCTCTCGAACGCGCTGCGAAGCCGCGGCTCGGAGCCCACGATGCTCTCGCAGCGCGGCGAGTCGCTGCCCACGGTGCGCAGCGCCGATCTCGGCCTCCGGGCCGAGCCGACCGTCCGCAGCGCGGACTTCGGCTCCCTGATGAACCGGACACGCGACACGCGGCGGCCCAACGTCACCCCGGTCCGGCCGCTGCCGGCGCGCTTCGCTGGGCAGTACCAGGTGCGCGGCCCGGTGCTGCGGAGCGTGGATCGCACCATCGTCGATGAGTACGGGAGGAGCGCGCGCGACGAGGTCGTCTCGCAGATGCCGCTCCGCTACGCCGACGACTTCAAGCACGACTCGATCAACGCGCTCGTCGGGTACGAGCTCGAGGCGCTCGACGCTTACATGGAGCTCGCGACATCGCTGGTCCTGCGCGATCTCGAGCGCTGGCGCGACATCGGCAGGCTCGGCGTCGGCGGCGAGCTGCACAGCCTCGTGCGCACGCTGTTCGCTCGCCCGCTGACCGACATCGCGTCGCTCATGCGCCGCGGGACCTCGATCTGGTCGCGGCTCTTCACGTTCGGCTCGTGGCGCGTGGCGACTGGCCCGACCGGGCGGGTCACGCTCCACATCGGCGACTTCGACCCTGCTTCGCTGCCGCTCCGGCTGTGGGTCGTGGGGATGGTCGAGGAGACAGCGCGACGCGCGTCCGGCGGCGGCGTGAAGGTCACGATCACGCTCGGCGAGCTCGGCTTCACCTCCGAGCTCGCCTGCGAGATCAGCCTCTAG
- a CDS encoding HAD family hydrolase has product MKPLSLVPPDAARALAGVIFDLDDTVLDHGALTEAAYAALFRLRETGLALIACTGRPAGWGEVLQRQWPIDATIVENGAVALVREQEGDVSGHRERHAQRAGASRVVTLDDLDREARRARRAELVGLANDIVRRFPAAALADDNDQRVTDVTIDIGEHRHVPPEDVQKMRAELRERGVRTLLSSVHLHLTRDPSDKATGIVRLLAARFGEDPTRARHRYAFVGDSGNDGVAFAAFVLTFGVANVRAHLGKLSVPPQFVASLPMGRGFGEIAQKIAELRKNAPEP; this is encoded by the coding sequence ATGAAGCCGCTCTCCCTTGTGCCTCCCGACGCCGCGCGCGCCCTCGCCGGGGTGATCTTCGATCTCGACGACACCGTGCTGGATCACGGCGCCCTCACCGAGGCGGCGTACGCGGCGCTCTTCCGTCTACGCGAGACGGGGCTCGCGCTGATCGCCTGCACCGGCAGGCCCGCCGGCTGGGGCGAGGTGCTCCAGCGGCAGTGGCCGATCGACGCGACGATCGTCGAAAACGGAGCCGTCGCGCTGGTCCGTGAGCAGGAAGGCGACGTCTCCGGCCATCGGGAAAGGCACGCCCAGCGCGCCGGCGCAAGCCGCGTCGTCACGCTCGACGACCTGGACCGCGAAGCGCGGAGAGCCCGTCGGGCCGAGCTCGTCGGGCTCGCCAATGACATCGTGCGTCGTTTTCCGGCGGCGGCGCTCGCCGACGACAACGACCAGAGGGTGACCGACGTTACCATCGACATCGGGGAGCATCGGCATGTCCCGCCCGAGGACGTGCAGAAGATGCGCGCGGAGCTGCGCGAGCGGGGGGTGAGGACGCTGCTCTCGAGCGTCCACCTCCACCTCACGCGCGACCCGTCGGACAAGGCCACGGGGATTGTGCGCCTGCTCGCCGCTCGGTTCGGTGAGGACCCCACCCGGGCGCGGCACCGCTACGCGTTCGTCGGCGACAGCGGCAACGACGGCGTCGCCTTCGCCGCATTCGTGCTGACCTTCGGGGTGGCCAACGTGCGCGCCCACCTCGGCAAGCTGTCCGTGCCGCCGCAGTTCGTGGCGTCCCTCCCCATGGGCCGCGGGTTCGGGGAGATCGCCCAGAAGATCGCCGAACTGCGGAAGAATGCACCCGAACCGTGA